The Exiguobacterium aurantiacum DSM 6208 genome includes a window with the following:
- a CDS encoding general stress protein, whose product MSVLYKEFTNDEEVVTAIQSMKAKGVDDSHIYVITHDDDRTDRVADNADANTVSASDVGLGTAAKNLFRKKGDELRAQFEQLGFSATEADQLEKKLDQGKVIVVVKDAPNGFTL is encoded by the coding sequence ATGTCAGTTTTGTACAAAGAGTTTACAAACGATGAAGAAGTCGTCACCGCCATTCAATCGATGAAAGCAAAAGGGGTCGACGACTCACATATTTACGTCATCACGCATGATGATGATCGGACAGACCGAGTTGCGGACAACGCGGACGCGAATACGGTGTCCGCATCGGACGTCGGTCTCGGCACGGCCGCAAAAAACTTGTTCCGCAAAAAAGGGGACGAGTTGCGGGCCCAATTCGAACAGCTCGGTTTTTCGGCGACAGAGGCGGACCAGCTCGAGAAGAAGTTAGACCAAGGCAAAGTCATCGTCGTCGTCAAAGACGCACCGAACGGCTTCACGTTGTAA
- a CDS encoding MDR family oxidoreductase, with protein sequence MNNTFQALVLDKQDDRLHAEVTDVQREALPKEEAGNVLVEVHYSALNYKDALALTGSGSIINDYPFIPGCEFVGKVASSDHLDFKEGDEVIATGFGIGERHFGGFSHYAQVPGNWLVKLPKGMSMRDAITLGTPGLTAMFAVEALEHEQIHPGQEVLVTGASGGVGSFSIAILHKLGYHVLASTGKTDPAYLRALGVENIMARSELEGPARPLDKQRFDAAIDSVGGETLGNILSRTRYEGTVVACGLAGGHELHTTVYPFILRGVRLIGIDSVMQPVSRRVTAWERLHELVDQTVLNHMVHEIPLHDVPRNAEAMLRGELSGRTVIRLHS encoded by the coding sequence ATGAACAACACATTTCAAGCACTCGTCCTCGACAAGCAAGACGATCGGTTGCACGCTGAAGTGACAGACGTGCAACGAGAGGCGTTGCCGAAAGAAGAAGCTGGCAACGTCTTAGTGGAGGTCCATTACTCGGCACTCAATTACAAAGACGCGCTCGCTTTGACCGGATCCGGCTCGATCATCAATGACTATCCGTTCATTCCCGGCTGTGAATTCGTTGGGAAAGTCGCTTCTTCCGACCATCTCGACTTCAAGGAAGGGGACGAGGTCATCGCGACGGGCTTCGGCATCGGCGAGCGGCATTTTGGCGGATTCAGCCATTATGCGCAAGTCCCGGGGAATTGGCTCGTCAAACTGCCGAAAGGTATGTCGATGCGGGACGCCATCACGCTCGGGACTCCTGGTCTGACCGCCATGTTCGCCGTCGAGGCGCTCGAACATGAACAGATCCATCCGGGACAAGAAGTACTTGTCACAGGCGCGTCGGGCGGTGTCGGTAGCTTTTCTATCGCCATTCTCCATAAGCTCGGGTATCACGTGCTCGCCTCGACCGGAAAGACCGACCCGGCGTATCTACGTGCGCTCGGCGTCGAGAACATCATGGCCAGGAGCGAGTTAGAAGGTCCGGCCCGGCCGCTTGACAAACAACGGTTCGACGCCGCCATCGACTCGGTCGGTGGAGAGACACTCGGCAATATTTTGAGCCGGACCCGTTACGAGGGAACGGTCGTCGCTTGTGGACTCGCCGGCGGTCACGAACTACACACGACAGTCTATCCGTTCATCTTACGGGGCGTCCGCCTCATCGGGATCGACTCGGTGATGCAGCCCGTCTCGCGGCGGGTCACCGCCTGGGAGCGGCTTCATGAGCTGGTCGACCAGACCGTGCTCAACCATATGGTCCACGAGATCCCGCTTCATGACGTCCCCCGGAACGCCGAGGCGATGCTGCGTGGTGAATTGAGCGGTCGGACCGTCATTCGACTCCATTCATAA
- a CDS encoding tellurite resistance TerB family protein, translating to MRHDDYEFDEEVEEGELFNVYDILPPDGTILEMATAEEMVRAAELEAKHHALQRIQDSNFQLSGVTFKELLTEFERYEQESMEFWTGVYSRLRIPWAWTIRIDVANGPIHVVNDRDIFIDEENFEEYDFDDFIDEEDED from the coding sequence ATGCGGCACGATGACTATGAGTTTGACGAAGAAGTAGAAGAAGGCGAACTGTTTAACGTATACGACATTCTGCCGCCAGACGGTACGATTCTCGAGATGGCGACTGCCGAAGAGATGGTCCGAGCGGCGGAGCTTGAAGCGAAGCATCACGCGCTTCAACGTATCCAAGACTCAAACTTCCAGTTATCCGGGGTGACGTTCAAAGAGTTGCTCACAGAGTTCGAGCGATACGAGCAAGAATCGATGGAGTTCTGGACGGGCGTGTACAGCCGATTGCGCATTCCATGGGCGTGGACGATCCGAATCGATGTGGCCAATGGCCCGATTCACGTCGTCAACGACCGTGACATCTTTATCGACGAAGAAAACTTCGAAGAGTATGATTTCGACGACTTCATCGATGAAGAAGACGAAGATTGA
- a CDS encoding RNA-guided endonuclease TnpB family protein, with amino-acid sequence MLKGYKYRLHPTAAQAEFLVKTIGCARFIYNKLLEDHIKIHEEAKASGGPRRKPPTPASYKPLFPFLCEADSLALANAKLHLDAAFARFLAGTAGFPVFKSRRRSRASYTTNNQHGTIRIEAGKVRLPKVGFIRFTQHRGFDGEIRSATVSMTRTGRFFVSLLVEQADEPFVPAEHKIGIDLGLEHFATMTNDDLVTEKIPNPRNLRKAEARLKRAQRALARKKPGSRNREKARLLLAKRHEQVKNRRYDFLHKLSRRIVDENQVVVVETLRTREMMQDRRLSKSIGDAGWGEFVRQLEYKARFHGRTLVKVDPWFASTQVCSACGENGGKKDLQTREWTCAACGAHHDRDVNASLNLLYLAD; translated from the coding sequence ATGCTGAAGGGCTACAAATACCGGCTCCACCCGACCGCGGCACAGGCCGAGTTCCTGGTCAAGACGATCGGCTGTGCCCGCTTCATCTACAACAAGCTGCTCGAGGACCACATCAAGATTCACGAGGAGGCGAAGGCGAGCGGCGGACCGAGGCGGAAACCGCCGACGCCGGCCTCCTACAAGCCGCTGTTCCCGTTCCTGTGCGAGGCGGACAGCCTCGCGCTCGCGAACGCGAAGCTGCACCTCGACGCGGCGTTCGCGAGGTTCCTCGCCGGGACGGCCGGCTTCCCGGTGTTCAAGTCGAGACGGAGGTCGCGCGCCTCCTACACGACGAACAACCAGCACGGCACGATCCGCATCGAGGCGGGAAAAGTCCGTCTGCCGAAGGTCGGGTTCATCCGGTTCACACAGCACCGCGGCTTCGACGGGGAGATCCGCTCCGCGACCGTGTCGATGACACGGACGGGCAGGTTCTTCGTGTCGCTCCTCGTCGAGCAGGCCGACGAGCCGTTTGTCCCGGCAGAACATAAGATCGGGATCGACCTCGGCCTGGAGCACTTCGCCACCATGACGAACGACGACCTCGTCACGGAGAAGATCCCGAACCCGCGCAACCTACGGAAGGCCGAGGCGCGGCTCAAGCGGGCGCAACGCGCGCTCGCCCGCAAGAAGCCCGGCAGCAGGAACCGCGAGAAGGCGCGGCTCCTCCTCGCGAAGAGACACGAGCAGGTCAAGAACCGACGGTACGACTTCCTCCACAAGCTGTCCCGACGAATCGTCGACGAGAACCAAGTCGTCGTGGTCGAGACGCTCCGAACGAGGGAGATGATGCAGGACCGCCGCCTCTCGAAGTCGATCGGGGACGCCGGATGGGGCGAGTTCGTCCGCCAACTGGAATATAAGGCGCGATTCCATGGCCGGACGCTCGTCAAGGTCGACCCGTGGTTCGCCTCGACCCAGGTCTGTTCGGCCTGCGGCGAGAACGGCGGCAAGAAAGACTTACAAACCCGGGAGTGGACATGTGCCGCGTGCGGCGCGCACCATGACCGCGACGTCAACGCGAGCCTCAACCTCTTGTACTTAGCCGATTGA
- a CDS encoding SDR family NAD(P)-dependent oxidoreductase translates to MKLAIVTGASRGLGRAIAEELSKRDYEVVNFSRTQGDAPFRHVSVDLSDSVSLLHALEQCGPLIERADSLLVIQNAALIEPIHRVGRLDPEQLTAHVQANLLAPILLANHVLHYTLPVSFIHVTSGAAKRPISGWSAYCATKAGLDHFTETLALELTDTHHRAALFNPGVMDTSMQATIRASSKDAFRDVEQFQAYVAEGRLRSPETVARVLIEHMIDTPFENGKTYSIYDLI, encoded by the coding sequence ATGAAACTTGCCATCGTCACCGGTGCCTCACGCGGCCTCGGCCGCGCCATTGCCGAAGAACTATCGAAACGGGATTACGAGGTCGTCAACTTCTCGCGCACGCAAGGCGATGCCCCGTTTCGCCATGTGAGCGTCGACCTCTCCGATTCTGTGAGCCTACTTCACGCGCTCGAACAATGCGGTCCGCTCATCGAACGCGCTGATTCGCTCCTCGTCATCCAAAATGCGGCGCTGATCGAACCGATTCATCGGGTCGGACGGTTAGACCCCGAACAGCTAACGGCGCACGTCCAAGCCAACTTGCTCGCACCGATACTCCTCGCCAACCATGTGCTCCATTATACGTTGCCGGTCTCGTTCATCCACGTGACGTCGGGCGCCGCCAAACGGCCGATTTCTGGTTGGAGCGCGTACTGCGCGACGAAAGCCGGGCTCGATCACTTCACAGAGACACTCGCCCTCGAGCTGACCGACACGCACCACCGGGCCGCCTTGTTCAATCCGGGTGTCATGGACACATCGATGCAAGCGACGATTCGCGCCTCGTCAAAAGACGCTTTCCGAGACGTCGAACAATTTCAGGCATACGTCGCGGAAGGCCGGCTCCGTTCTCCGGAAACCGTGGCCCGTGTCTTGATCGAGCATATGATCGATACGCCGTTTGAGAACGGGAAGACGTATTCGATTTACGACCTCATTTAA
- a CDS encoding GNAT family N-acetyltransferase, protein MEQRIRHYDEQDFEHIQALNEAEGWTQLVACSDETRQAWRHSNVAYVIEDDGVVVAYVRGLTDTAVSLYVCELLVAASHRRFGLGEQLLTHVHSLYPTTRLEMLASASSQTYYEKLNFRPFYGYRKTIHE, encoded by the coding sequence ATGGAACAGCGAATTCGACACTATGATGAACAAGATTTCGAACACATCCAAGCGTTGAATGAGGCTGAAGGATGGACACAGCTCGTCGCGTGCTCCGACGAGACGAGACAGGCGTGGCGCCACTCGAACGTCGCCTATGTCATCGAAGACGACGGGGTGGTCGTCGCATATGTCCGCGGGCTGACCGACACGGCCGTGAGCCTGTACGTTTGTGAACTGCTCGTCGCCGCCTCGCACCGCCGCTTCGGCCTTGGAGAACAGCTCTTGACCCACGTGCATTCGCTCTATCCGACGACACGTCTCGAGATGCTTGCGAGCGCCTCCTCGCAGACGTACTATGAGAAATTGAACTTCCGTCCGTTTTACGGTTATCGTAAAACGATACATGAATAG